From the genome of Anopheles moucheti chromosome 3, idAnoMoucSN_F20_07, whole genome shotgun sequence, one region includes:
- the LOC128305058 gene encoding uncharacterized protein LOC128305058, whose translation MPCEKCNVKFGIITRKKSCYECHRLFCRNCLSKRQDRFLCPNCTIFTKRPLSRIDLAALKVKDLIFYLQSKHISTSGCVEKDDLINLVIAHVNSGGSSPRTPGSFSATSSNTESASGGSSRYGSFYRNGTKNCTNTFDQIKNTCQNLFSTFSDKLNGDVPETGRPSTGFATQEEQRHIFTQPRFGSNNVYHSVDPSVHSNTGASNFPLHTTHPEADNNQRAEAQYNAEQGERPVHFSSASSGTTSGADSSAASSSFSSPSRDVSSPLLGDQHHSAPNGQTQAMLDDRIESILALETGGTGCECCTDDEDEERTGVAIPKEHDIAAKGEEDMPPCSKQSRRSFSQSNLLPPQMAGPSADTSAATTKVASRSQTPSSSFDDLLADAEGSSSNADQAIAPDTLAVTTDTDALATTAASIDDTEQWQIINTSDTNGGGTLEAATNSELPMTDATNEASTTNEDEESTDSISNSVELKSKPPPTVPVLGHSPSVGSTSTIITRRRSDSYLLSECYASLRQRSLGTGLIDEPQSPLIHRASTTRSLQTTDAVPMVFALGGTLSNDAMPTTSHVVNPTSTAHGMCFRCGKRRNGIRRQLKKFRKQLDAATVTEVEKRRQLEAFLNYLERRSKGSFELTDSESITEEASVSAGDEASGVTGTAADGRGTVGIGVDDQHAFSYPKPPEELPVCTNLYSSGNQDLVNMKQIKLSDIKESADLDVLSVKQLKGILMVNRVDFKGCCEKAELRERVLRLWRDYKSIPSIEKLPSDDLCKICMDAPIECVILECGHMTTCTACGKVLSECPICRQYIVRVVRFFRA comes from the exons ATGCCCTGCGAAAAGTGCAATGTGAAGTTTGGCATTATAACGCGTAAAAAATCCTGCTATGAATGCCATCGACTGTTCTGCCGGAACTGTCTTTCGAAGCGGCAGGATCGGTTCCTTTGCCCGAACTGTACCATCTTCACCAAAAGGCCTCTATCGCGCATCGATCTGGCCGCACTAAAAGTGAAAGATCTCATCTTTTACTTGCAGTCGAAACATATTTCCACATCCGGTTGCGTGG AAAAAGACGACCTGATTAATTTGGTCATTGCTCATGTGAATTCCGGTGGTAGTTCACCGCGCACGCCGGGGAGTTTTAGTGCCACATCATCCAACACGGAATCGGCTTCCGGCGGATCGTCACGCTATGGAAGCTTCTATCGAAACGGAACCAAAAACTGTACAAACACGTTCGATCAGATCAAAAATACCTGCcagaatttattttccacattttcgGACAAACTTAATGGAG ATGTTCCGGAGACTGGCCGTCCTAGCACCGGTTTTGCGACGCAAGAAGAACAGCGTCACATATTCACTCAGCCTCGCTTCGGCAGCAACAATGTCTACCATTCCGTCGATCCAAGCGTTCATTCAAATACCGGCGCCAGTAACTTCCCTCTCCACACGACACATCCCGAGGCCGACAATAACCAAAGAGCGGAAGCACAATACAATGCAGAACAGGGAGAGCGGCCAGTACATTTCAGCAGTGCTAGCAGTGGAACGACAAGTGGGGCTGATTCCAGTGCCGCATCTTCTTCGTTTTCATCGCCCAGCCGCGATGTTTCTTCGCCCCTATTAGGCGACCAGCACCACTCGGCACCTAATGGGCAAACGCAAGCCATGCTGGACGATCGCATTGAAAGCATACTGGCGCTAGAAACGGGCGGAACGGGCTGTGAGTGCTGTACGGATGACGAAGATGAGGAGCGAACCGGTGTAGCGATTCCCAAGGAACATGATATTGCTGCTAAAGGCGAGGAAGATATGCCACCATGCTCGAAGCAATCCCGGCGTAGCTTTTCGCAATCCAATCTGTTACCACCGCAGATGGCGGGCCCGAGCGCAGACACATCGGCCGCAACGACGAAAGTGGCATCGCGGAGTCAAACTCCTTCGTCATCCTTCGACGATTTGCTGGCTGATGCggaaggcagcagcagcaatgcgGATCAAGCGATCGCCCCAGATACACTTGCCGTGACGACCGATACAGACGCATTGGCAACGACTGCGGCTTCGATCGATGATACAGAACAGTGGCAGATCATCAATACCTCGGACACGAACGGTGGTGGTACGCTGGAAGCGGCCACCAACAGTGAACTTCCGATGACTGACGCAACGAATGAGGCGTCCACGACCAACGAGGATGAAGAGAGCACGGACAGCATCAGTAACTCTGTAGAACTTAAATCAAAACCACCTCCGACGGTGCCGGTGCTTGGCCACAGCCCTTCCGTAGGCTCGACGTCAACAATTATAACGCGCCGTAGGTCCGATAGTTACCTGCTGTCGGAATGTTACGCCTCGTTGCGTCAGCGCTCGCTTGGGACGGGTCTGATCGATGAACCACAGTCACCTTTAATCCATCGTGCCAGTACGACAAGGTCATTGCAAACGACGGACGCGGTACCAATGGTTTTCGCGTTGGGCGGTACACTTAGCAACGATGCAATGCCAACCACTAGTCATGTGGTCAACCCTACCAGTACTGCCCATGGTATGTGCTTCCGTTGTGGAAAACGGCGAAACGGCATTCGCCGGCAGTTGAAAAAGTTCCGCAAGCAACTGGACGCGGCTACCGTTACGGAGGTGGAAAAACGGCGCCAGCTGGAAGCGTTCCTTAATTATCTCGAGCGACGCAGCAAAGGTTCGTTCGAACTGACCGATTCCGAGTCCATCACCGAAGAAGCGAGCGTTAGCGCGGGGGACGAAGCGAGTGGTGTCACCGGAACTGCCGCGGATGGACGTGGTACGGTCGGTATTGGTGTGGATGATCAGCATGCCTTTTCCTACCCGAAGCCACCGGAAGAATTGCCGGTCTGTACCAATCTGTACTCTTCTGGTAATCAGGATTTGGTCAATATGAAACAGATCAAGCTGAGCGACATTAAGGAAAG TGCGGATCTAGATGTGCTGTCGGTGAAGCAGTTGAAGGGTATTCTGATGGTGAACCGGGTCGATTTCAAAGGCTGCTGTGAAAAGGCCGAACTTCGCGAACGGGTGCTACGGTTGTGGCGTGATTACAAATCTATCCCAT CAATCGAAAAACTTCCATCGGACGATTTGTGCAAGATTTGCATGGATGCGCCCATCGAATGTGTGATACTGGAGTGTGGCCACATGACCACTTGTACCGCGTGCGGTAAGGTGCTAAGCGAATGTCCGATATGCCGCCAGTATATCGTGCGGGTAGTGCGATTCTTCCGAGCCTAA
- the LOC128302909 gene encoding DE-cadherin-like, with translation MTDRGFWPTLAIMLLLVSCNCSSVPTAETVNNIVGTNHQPWFQYCTHYKPTLKEEQPPGTPVLRVTAADPDQGQTIEYSIATMPDGRKYFNIDKTTGQIASVHVFERDAPIRVREINITVRATDNGSPSLEGVCTIKVTILDINDNPPIFDKDVYEVSVTKDVPLNQSLANISAKDKDDGDNKRIKYEIVQENEDSSYFDIDESNGLLTLAKPIDRSPGKFYTFHVRAYNEGSMENKTQQTVVTVRVLDPNNNAPYFIKKPRNPVMLKETIEDYSKVLAEFEAVSNVKDDNVVIFQIVDENINSAFLLEQINNTAYIKMRRKLDYETATNHTLVIRATNSLEAYTEVLLTIMIVDENDNGPVFVGEATGAIEEHKLPGTFVMRVHAQDVDGTAPNNIVSYRLADADKEYFQIGSQTGVITSMVKFDRKIKDAYTVTVTAKDMSPSVLLNNGKPNSITKPFSISVLPRTNFKPQFERQIYVLDYLPENTPIGTEVIKVKAYGKDKHSSIKYSIFKNNEADAFKIYENTGVISINNQLDYETMPQYKLYVKADDGQYSNFVIVRLVIGNVNDNAPKFINLPNITITEETISPGCIANVKAYDPDIGNNEKPQRIHYTLEKELEQLLEIDDSGCLRLLQPLDRDLPNGSKSWEVKITATDENGKGKHSTGTLNITLEDINDNAPNLTNTQPVVWGEHRPPGMIVKLTAQDADEDPNGPPFDYGIDPEAPWEIKQRFRIVGDELRALIEFDRDDQAEYRVPILVRDSGSPPMSAISTLRVVIADENDSKMQQSKSNIVVHKYNGWLSDIEIGRVYLNGPDDWDLSNKTFLWDKVTNEETLKLFQLNFVTGMITMLQGTPCGQYDLRFEVVESSDHFSRRSVSTRATVLVKDISEQSIDQSGSIRFYHVTADEFISQTPDHLSTPLHRLQKSIATILNVSPSDVNIFTVNNRKLAKGSFLDVFFAVNGSVYSSSELLNSVLSYQLHQLEKDVGFPIEMVGIDECELHSITCEQSCRNKVYKSPKPIVVYANATSFIGITTFVDAECVSDTSSITCLNGGTLESNSCICPNGFEGPQCEMIDISFDGNGYAIYPSIISGKITNISIEILPQQTDGLVLYIGPMKYNPRIKTQPFLALEIIDSMLVLLLDYGTGTFRIEEHLIFSQHVSLRVDISLKPKMIEMKTVKNNFAISSSRYKNMNFGASINTHGPVQLGGTILDFYKLGPLYNWTYIPVTKGLDGRLRNLTINGRTIDFQQYNLGQNLHFSINSPIDKDASVLLEE, from the exons ATGACTGATCGAGGATTCTGGCCAACTCTGGCCATCATGCTCTTGCTGGTTTCGTGCAACTGTAGCAGTGTACCGACAGCCGAAACAGTAAACAACATTGTAGGTACAAACCATCAACCATGGTTCCAATATTGTACCCATTACAAGCCAACGTTGAAAGAAGAACAGCCGCCGGGTACACCTGTACTACGTGTGACAGCCGCCGATCCCGATCAAGGACAAACGATAGAATACAGCATTGCAACCATGCCAGATGGCCGGAAGTATTTCAATATTGATAAAACCACAGGCCAAATCGCGTCCGTCCATGTTTTCGAACGAGATGCACCAATCCGAGTTCGAGAAATTAATATTACGGTACGGGCGACCGACAATGGTTCGCCCAGTCTGGAAGGCGTTTGTACTATCAAGGTGACTATTCTGGACATCAACGACAATCCACCGATATTTGATAAAGACGTCTACGAAGTGTCGGTGACGAAAGATGTGCCACTAAATCAGTCGCTGGCCAACATTTCAGCAAAGGATAAAGACGATGGTGACAACAAACGCATTAAGTATGAGATCGTACAAGAAAACGAAGATAGTAGCTATTTCGACATCGATGAGAGTAATGGCTTGCTCACACTAGCAAAACCAATCGACCGCAGTCCAGGAAAGTTTTATACTTTTCATGTTCGGGCGTATAATGAAGGctcaatggaaaacaaaacacaacaaacagtaGTAACGGTTCGTGTACTTGATCCCAACAATAACGCACCGTACTTCATCAAGAAGCCAAGGAACCCTGTGATGCTCAAAGAAACGATTGAGGATTACAGCAAGGTTTTAGCGGAGTTTGAAGCAGTCTCGAACGTAAAGGATGATAACGTTGTAATTTTCCAGATAGTGGATGAAAATATTAACTCCGCATTTTTATTGGAACAAATCAACAATACGGCTTACATTAAAATGCGAAGAAAATTGGACTATGAAACGGCAACAAATCATACGCTGGTAATAAGAGCAACGAACTCTCTTGAAGCCTACACAGAAGTACTTTTGACGATCATGATTGTGGATGAAAACGACAACGGCCCCGTATTTGTAGGAGAAGCCACGGGAGCTATCGAAGAGCACAAGTTGCCTGGTACATTTGTAATGCGAGTCCATGCCCAGGATGTTGATGGCACGGCACCCAACAACATTGTGTCCTATCGGCTGGCGGATGCAGATAAGGAATATTTTCAAATTGGCAGTCAAACGGGCGTCATTACATCGATGGTGAAATTCGATAGGAAAATAAAGGATGCCTACACGGTGACAGTGACTGCGAAGGACATGTCACCATCAGTGTTATTGAACAACGGAAAACCAAATAGCATTACAAAgcccttttccatttccgttTTGCCCAGAACCAATTTCAAACCACAGTTTGAGCGCCAAATATATGTATTAGATTATCTACCCGAAAATACCCCCATCGGCACAGAAGTGATCAAAGTGAAGGCCTACGGCAAGGATAAACATTCTAGCATCAAGTACAGCATCTTCAAGAACAACGAGGCGGATGCGTTCAAAATTTACGAGAATACCGGTGTGATTTCGATAAACAATCAGCTGGACTACGAAACGATGCCACAATATAAATTGTACGTAAAGGCGGATGATGGTCAATATTCTAATTTCGTGATCGTACGGCTGGTCATAGGAAACGTTAATGATAACGCACCGAAATTTATTAACTTGCCCAATATCACGATCACAGAAGAAACAATCTCTCCCGGTTGTATTGCGAATGTGAAGGCTTACGATCCTGACATCGGGAACAATGAAAAACCTCAACGCATACACTACACGCTCGAGAAGGAACTTGAGCAGCTACTGGAAATCGACGACAGTGGATGCCTTCGGTTGTTGCAGCCACTTGATCGCGATCTTCCTAATGGTTCAAAGTCCTGGGAGGTTAAAATTACGGCGACGGATGAAAATGgtaaaggaaaacattcaaCCGGCACCCTAAACATCACATTGGAAGACATTAACGACAACGCTCCAAATTTAACCAACACACAACCTGTTGTATGGGGTGAACATCGTCCTCCGGGTATGATTGTCAAGCTAACAGCGCAAGATGCGGATGAAGATCCAAATGGCCCTCCATTCGATTATGGCATCGATCCAGAAGCTCCGTGGGAGATTAAGCAACGGTTTCGAATAGTAGGAGACGAATTGCGTGCATTAATTGAGTTTGATCGCGACGACCAAGCAGAATACAGAGTTCCAATCTTGGTGAGAGATTCGGGTAGTCCGCCGATGAGCGCAATTAGCACTCTGCGGGTAGTGATTGCCGATGAGAATGATAGCAAAATGCAGCAGAGTAAGAGCAATATAGTGGTCCACAAGTACAACGGATGGTTGTCTGATATAGAAATTGGACGAGTATATTTGAATGGTCCAGATGATTGGGATTTGTCTAACAAAACATTTCTCTGGGACAAGGTAACGAATGAGGAAACTTTGAAGCTTTTCCAACTGAACTTCGTCACCGGTATGATAACCATGTTGCAAGGCACACCTTGCGGACAGTATGATCTTCGTTTTGAAGTAGTTGAAAGTTCGGACCACTTTTCTCGACGCAGTGTCTCAACTCGAGCAACAGTGTTGGTGAAGGATATTTCGGAACAATCGATAGACCAGAGCGGATCAATTCGATTCTACCATGTAACGGCAGATGAATTTATATCTCAAACTCCGGATCATCTCAGCACACCGCTTCATCGACTCCAAAAGAGTATTGCAACTATTCTCAACGTCAGTCCATCCGATGTGAACATATTCACAGTCAACAATCGAAAACTCGCAAAAGGCTCTTTCTTGGACGTGTTCTTTGCAGTCAACGGTAGTGTTTACTCATCGTCTGAGCTGCTCAATAGCGTACTTAGTTACCAGCTGCACCAATTGGAGAAAGATGTCGGATTTCCGATTGAGATGGTAGGCATCGATGAATGCGAGTTGCATAGTATTACTTGTGAGCAGTCATGCAGAAATAAGGTATACAAATCACCCAAACCGATCGTCGTCTACGCCAATGCAACTTCCTTTATAGGAATAACCACGTTCGTGGATGCGGAATGCGTCTCAGATACATCGTCGATCACGTGTTTGAATGGAGGCACGCTTGAGAGTAATAGCTGCATATGTCCAAATGGCTTCGAGGGTCCACAGTGTGAAATGATCGACATCAGTTTCGATGGCAACGGGTATGCCATTTATCCATCGATCATTAGTGGCAAAATTACAAACATCAGCATTGAGATCTTACCCCAACAGACTGATGGCTTGGTGTTGTACATTGGACCGATGAAATACAATCCGCGTATAAAGACACAACCATTTCTTGCATTGGAGATAATCGACAGTATGCTGGTACTGCTGTTAGACTATGGAACTGGAACGTTCCGTATCGAGGAACACCTGATATTTTCACAGCACGTTTCATTGAGAGTGGATATCTCATTGAAGCCCAAAATGATTGAGATGAAAACAGTTAAAAATAACTTCGCAATTAGTTCAAGCCGTtacaaaaatatgaattttggTGCGAGCATTAATACTCATGGACCTGTTCAGTTGGGCGGTACAATCCTCGATTTCTACAAGCTTGGCCCATTATACAACTGGACGTACATTCCAGTGACAAAGGGGCTCGATGGCCGCTTGCGGAACCTCACAATAAATGGACGCACAATCGACTTTCAGCAGTATAATTTGGGACAGAACCTTCATTTCAGTATTAACAGCCCAATAGATAAAGACGCCTCGGTGCTGTTGGAAG AATAA